The following are from one region of the Rosistilla carotiformis genome:
- a CDS encoding heavy metal translocating P-type ATPase — METKSSTATDPVCGMTVDVADSRHSQYNGEEYFFCSEGCQRKFDNDPAGVLAARKQKSQGLRVLGAGGEHSCCGGNGGSSTKSTGAVSNPDAIYTCPMHPEIEQVGPGDCPICGMDLEPKVVERENRAEEAQYADMRRRFWVGVALSLPLLIIAMGPMIGINVSSWMTQTAFGWLQFALATPVVWWCGWPLLVRGAKSFRTLNLNMFALIAVGSLAAYFFSLVVVLLPGVIPEAFYENGAPPLYFEAAAVIITLVLLGQVLELRARLQTGSAIRELMELAPETATRIDANGDEEVALDAVRKGDRLRVRPGEKVPVDGRVVSGASRVDESMLTGEPVPVPKAEGDEITGGTLNQTGALVMEAVGVGGDTVLNRIVQMVADAQRSRAPIQQLVDVVARYFVPAVIASAIVAFIGWAVWGPEPQLAHAFVAAVAVLIIACPCALGLATPMSVMVGVGRGAKDGVLIKNAEVLEVMEKVDTIVVDKTGTLTQGRPEVTHVETFGDWRTADVLELAAAVEAQSEHPLAQAVVRRAKGDDLKVAEATNFESVTGGGVSGRVDHTKVLIGNADLLADQGVSDIDLGRQNARAHQAEGATVVFVAIDGKLAATMAIADPIKESTPAALQTLHELGLKVVMLTGDAEATAEAVAKKLGIDEFHAGVSPTDKHEFIRQLKRDGKIVAMCGDGINDAPALAEANVGIAMGTGTGVAIESAGVTLVGGDLRGVAAAGSLSRKTMRNIRQNLFFAFFYNALGIPVAAGLLYPVFGMLLSPMIAAAAMSMSSVSVIANSLRLRTARLS, encoded by the coding sequence ATGGAAACGAAGAGCAGCACCGCGACCGATCCCGTCTGCGGAATGACGGTCGATGTCGCCGACTCGCGGCACAGCCAATACAACGGGGAGGAGTACTTCTTCTGCAGCGAGGGTTGCCAACGAAAGTTTGACAACGATCCGGCAGGGGTCCTCGCTGCGCGGAAGCAAAAATCGCAAGGCCTTCGCGTCCTCGGCGCCGGCGGTGAACATTCCTGTTGCGGTGGCAATGGTGGCTCATCGACCAAGTCGACCGGTGCCGTGTCAAATCCCGATGCGATCTACACCTGCCCGATGCACCCGGAAATCGAACAGGTAGGCCCCGGCGATTGCCCGATCTGTGGCATGGATCTGGAACCGAAAGTGGTCGAACGGGAGAACCGTGCGGAGGAAGCGCAATACGCTGACATGCGACGGCGATTCTGGGTCGGTGTCGCGTTGTCGTTGCCATTGCTGATCATTGCGATGGGACCGATGATCGGCATCAATGTCAGTAGTTGGATGACCCAAACCGCGTTTGGTTGGCTGCAGTTCGCGTTGGCAACGCCGGTCGTTTGGTGGTGCGGGTGGCCGTTGTTGGTTCGCGGAGCGAAGTCGTTTCGCACGCTCAACCTGAACATGTTCGCGCTGATCGCCGTCGGCAGCTTGGCCGCCTACTTCTTTAGTCTTGTGGTCGTCTTGTTGCCAGGCGTGATTCCCGAGGCGTTCTATGAAAACGGTGCACCGCCCCTCTATTTCGAAGCGGCTGCGGTGATCATCACCTTGGTTTTGCTCGGCCAAGTGCTGGAGCTGCGCGCCCGGCTGCAGACCGGCAGCGCGATTCGAGAGTTGATGGAATTGGCTCCCGAAACGGCAACTCGCATCGACGCGAACGGAGACGAGGAAGTGGCTTTGGATGCGGTCCGCAAGGGGGACCGATTGCGAGTGCGTCCGGGAGAGAAGGTCCCGGTCGACGGCCGCGTTGTCAGCGGGGCGAGCCGCGTCGACGAATCGATGTTAACAGGCGAACCGGTTCCCGTTCCGAAAGCCGAAGGGGATGAAATCACCGGCGGGACGTTGAACCAGACCGGGGCTCTGGTCATGGAAGCTGTCGGCGTCGGAGGTGATACCGTTCTCAATCGGATCGTGCAGATGGTCGCCGACGCCCAACGCAGCCGAGCGCCGATCCAACAGCTGGTCGATGTCGTTGCCCGCTATTTCGTCCCGGCAGTGATCGCATCGGCGATCGTCGCATTTATCGGCTGGGCCGTCTGGGGGCCAGAACCACAGCTGGCGCATGCCTTTGTCGCAGCGGTCGCGGTCCTGATCATCGCTTGCCCCTGTGCGTTGGGACTGGCGACACCGATGTCGGTGATGGTCGGCGTCGGACGCGGGGCGAAGGATGGTGTGCTGATCAAAAATGCGGAAGTTCTGGAGGTGATGGAAAAGGTCGACACGATCGTCGTCGACAAAACGGGCACGCTGACGCAGGGACGGCCGGAAGTCACCCACGTCGAGACCTTTGGCGATTGGAGGACCGCCGATGTCCTGGAGCTTGCCGCTGCGGTGGAAGCTCAAAGCGAACACCCGTTGGCTCAAGCGGTCGTTCGCAGGGCGAAGGGGGACGATTTGAAAGTAGCTGAGGCGACGAATTTCGAAAGCGTTACGGGAGGTGGTGTTTCGGGACGCGTCGATCACACGAAGGTGTTGATTGGCAACGCGGACCTACTGGCCGATCAGGGAGTCTCGGATATCGATTTGGGACGGCAGAACGCGCGAGCTCACCAAGCCGAAGGGGCGACGGTCGTCTTCGTCGCGATCGACGGCAAGTTGGCGGCGACGATGGCAATCGCCGATCCGATCAAAGAGAGCACTCCCGCGGCGCTACAGACGTTACACGAACTGGGTTTGAAGGTCGTCATGTTGACGGGCGATGCGGAAGCGACAGCCGAAGCGGTCGCAAAGAAGCTAGGTATCGACGAATTCCACGCGGGTGTTTCGCCGACCGACAAACACGAATTCATCCGCCAACTGAAACGCGATGGAAAGATCGTGGCGATGTGCGGAGATGGAATCAACGACGCGCCCGCACTCGCCGAAGCAAACGTCGGCATCGCGATGGGAACGGGGACCGGCGTGGCGATCGAATCGGCGGGCGTGACGTTGGTCGGCGGCGATTTGCGCGGCGTGGCGGCGGCGGGGTCCCTGAGTCGCAAGACGATGCGCAACATCCGCCAGAATCTCTTCTTCGCCTTCTTCTACAACGCGTTAGGGATTCCGGTCGCGGCAGGCTTGTTGTACCCGGTCTTTGGGATGTTGTTGAGCCCGATGATTGCGGCCGCCGCGATGAGTATGAGCAGCGTCTCGGTGATCGCCAACTCGCTGCGGTTACGCACGGCAAGACTTTCATAA
- a CDS encoding mechanosensitive ion channel family protein translates to MISQRPGRRYISTYGLWITLLVGSVPALAQEGTPTADDVATEVTKQAADDDAAPATVAEKVQVDPVNSDQRIENRLQEILKATGWFTDSEVRVDRGVAFLTGIADTEKHQQWAEATAMKTSDVVAVVNRLQVADRPFWNFAPALRSMKDLAHEATSLLPLVLVAAIVVLVGYYLARLAALMTRKLTSRSVDSQLLQQVAGNVVGVLIFIVAFYIALRVSGLTRLAVTLLGGTGLVGLAIGFAFRDIAENYLASILISLNHPFRVGDLIEVGDVGGKGAMGFVRRVTMRGTILSTLEGNQIQLPNSTVYKGMVTNYTATPLSRLDFSVGVGFEDSIGEAQDLIMQVLTQHEAVVSEPAPMVLVESLGSATVNLKVYYWFDLTKNSGLKVGSSIIRQVKQSLTAAGITMPDEARELVFPHGVPVQISETPVGGAPNPPAIPQPKPQPSEAVVNRGEGDLETERTDVMKATDGDETIAGEANLIE, encoded by the coding sequence ATGATCAGCCAGCGGCCAGGTAGACGATACATCTCAACCTACGGACTATGGATCACGCTGTTGGTTGGTTCCGTTCCGGCGTTGGCTCAAGAGGGGACGCCGACAGCCGATGATGTGGCAACGGAGGTGACAAAGCAGGCGGCCGATGATGATGCAGCCCCCGCGACGGTCGCCGAAAAGGTCCAGGTCGATCCGGTCAACAGCGACCAGCGAATCGAAAACCGGTTGCAGGAGATTTTGAAAGCGACCGGATGGTTTACCGACAGTGAAGTGCGAGTCGATCGCGGCGTTGCGTTCCTTACCGGGATTGCCGACACGGAAAAACATCAGCAGTGGGCCGAAGCGACCGCGATGAAGACATCGGATGTTGTGGCGGTGGTCAATCGGCTGCAGGTTGCCGATCGTCCATTCTGGAATTTTGCTCCTGCACTGCGATCGATGAAGGATCTCGCGCACGAAGCGACCAGCCTGCTGCCGCTGGTTCTGGTCGCGGCAATCGTCGTGCTCGTAGGCTATTACCTTGCACGGTTGGCAGCTTTGATGACCCGCAAGCTCACCAGCCGCAGCGTCGACAGCCAGTTGCTGCAGCAAGTCGCCGGCAATGTCGTGGGTGTCTTGATATTCATCGTCGCGTTTTACATCGCCCTGCGAGTCTCCGGCCTAACGCGCCTCGCGGTCACCTTGTTGGGCGGCACCGGTCTGGTGGGGCTGGCGATTGGGTTTGCATTCCGTGACATCGCCGAGAACTATCTCGCCAGCATTCTGATCTCGCTGAATCATCCCTTCCGAGTTGGTGACTTAATCGAAGTCGGCGACGTTGGCGGAAAAGGGGCGATGGGGTTTGTCCGCCGCGTCACGATGCGAGGGACGATTCTGAGCACGCTGGAGGGAAACCAAATCCAGTTGCCCAATAGTACGGTCTACAAAGGGATGGTGACCAACTACACCGCGACGCCACTTAGCCGGCTCGACTTCTCGGTCGGGGTAGGTTTTGAGGATTCGATCGGCGAGGCGCAAGACCTGATCATGCAGGTGTTGACGCAACACGAAGCGGTCGTGAGTGAACCGGCACCGATGGTTCTAGTCGAATCGCTCGGTTCGGCGACGGTCAATTTGAAAGTCTATTACTGGTTCGATTTGACGAAGAACTCCGGATTAAAGGTCGGCAGTTCGATCATCCGCCAAGTCAAACAATCGCTCACCGCGGCGGGGATCACGATGCCCGACGAGGCTCGCGAATTGGTCTTCCCTCACGGCGTACCGGTTCAAATCAGCGAAACGCCGGTCGGCGGGGCACCAAATCCGCCTGCGATTCCGCAACCCAAGCCACAGCCGAGCGAAGCGGTGGTGAACCGTGGCGAGGGGGATCTGGAAACCGAACGGACCGATGTGATGAAGGCGACCGATGGAGATGAGACGATCGCGGGTGAAGCGAATTTGATCGAGTAG
- a CDS encoding cytochrome-c peroxidase — protein MNYTTRARIQPLAIAILILGIADVHAQDFAPLPKTAALPGDTNEKIELGKKLFFDPRLSSTGTVSCNSCHNVMEGGDDGRATSMGVDGLTGPRNAPTVWNSAFQASQFWDGRAATLEEQAKGPMVADVEMGMLAHDQVIGRIKDIPAYIQEFQAVYGDDSDVTIENAVDAIAAFERVLITPDAPLDRYLARQKDAMSSAQIRGMELFESTGCTECHSGPALNGWRPDSEAEFAPFPRIPDSDYVTQYELTADLGRSNASGDSADDHHFKTPTLRNITLTAPYFHNGRVNSLAEACRVMAATQLDVELTDAEVADLTAFMESLEGEFPELIFPRLPSRSGESVIRAPAEKRQREES, from the coding sequence ATGAATTACACGACAAGAGCACGCATCCAACCACTCGCGATCGCAATCCTGATACTTGGAATCGCCGACGTCCATGCCCAAGATTTTGCCCCGCTGCCCAAGACCGCCGCTTTACCGGGGGACACAAACGAGAAAATCGAACTGGGGAAGAAGCTCTTCTTCGATCCTCGTCTGTCATCCACGGGAACGGTCTCCTGCAACAGTTGTCACAATGTAATGGAAGGTGGCGACGATGGCCGGGCAACTTCGATGGGCGTCGACGGGCTGACCGGGCCACGCAACGCGCCGACCGTTTGGAACTCCGCGTTTCAAGCCTCCCAGTTTTGGGACGGCCGCGCCGCAACGCTAGAAGAACAAGCCAAGGGCCCGATGGTTGCCGACGTCGAAATGGGGATGCTCGCTCACGACCAAGTGATCGGCCGCATCAAGGACATTCCAGCCTACATTCAAGAATTCCAAGCAGTGTATGGGGACGATAGCGATGTCACGATTGAAAACGCCGTCGACGCGATCGCTGCGTTTGAACGCGTGCTGATCACGCCGGACGCTCCCTTGGACCGCTATCTCGCCAGGCAGAAGGATGCCATGAGTTCAGCTCAAATTCGTGGCATGGAACTGTTCGAATCGACCGGGTGCACCGAGTGTCACTCCGGCCCGGCACTGAATGGCTGGCGCCCCGATAGCGAGGCAGAGTTCGCACCGTTCCCACGGATTCCCGATTCCGATTACGTCACCCAATACGAATTGACCGCCGACCTCGGGCGTTCCAATGCCTCGGGGGATTCGGCGGATGATCATCACTTCAAAACGCCGACGTTGCGGAATATCACCCTTACGGCTCCCTACTTCCACAACGGTCGTGTGAATTCATTGGCCGAAGCGTGTCGGGTCATGGCGGCTACTCAGTTGGACGTCGAGCTGACCGATGCGGAAGTCGCCGACCTGACAGCATTCATGGAATCGCTGGAGGGCGAATTTCCCGAACTCATCTTCCCTCGACTTCCATCACGCTCGGGAGAATCGGTGATTCGCGCACCAGCGGAAAAAAGGCAGCGCGAAGAAAGTTAG
- a CDS encoding YihY/virulence factor BrkB family protein, translating into MDFLKQTFSEFSKDRCTTLAAALAYYTTFALPPLLYLLLSVLTYGLSVAYESDRAHAKAEAVLEEQAADMLGNPAAADGITTILQQNRESSGTWWKTAISFLGIIVGATGVVGALHDALNRVWEVKPDPNASTLWTILSKRLLSFAMILGLGFLLLVSLVVSSVLSSAGQQLGEWIGISGIVARTINYGVQAAVVFTIFAAIFRFMPDADVRWRDVMVGAAITTALFLVGRYGMQIYFGFSEPGAQLGSAAASLAVILVWVYYSAMIVLLGAEATQVYAARFGHGIQPEKHAVQVVEQVRPSRS; encoded by the coding sequence ATGGACTTCCTAAAACAGACCTTTTCGGAGTTTTCCAAAGACCGCTGCACCACGCTCGCGGCGGCACTAGCGTACTACACAACCTTTGCCCTGCCACCGCTGCTGTACCTGCTGTTATCGGTGCTCACCTACGGCTTATCGGTCGCCTACGAAAGCGACAGGGCCCACGCAAAAGCGGAAGCGGTGTTGGAGGAACAGGCGGCGGACATGCTTGGGAATCCGGCGGCTGCCGACGGGATCACCACAATTTTGCAGCAGAACCGCGAATCGAGCGGCACGTGGTGGAAGACGGCGATCAGTTTCTTGGGCATCATCGTCGGTGCGACGGGTGTGGTCGGAGCGCTGCATGATGCACTTAACCGCGTGTGGGAAGTCAAACCCGATCCCAATGCCTCCACGCTGTGGACGATCCTCAGCAAACGCCTGCTCTCCTTTGCGATGATCTTAGGGCTGGGATTCCTGCTGCTCGTCTCCCTCGTCGTCTCATCGGTTCTTTCCAGCGCGGGCCAACAATTGGGAGAGTGGATCGGGATCAGCGGCATCGTCGCTCGCACCATCAACTACGGCGTTCAAGCTGCGGTGGTCTTCACCATCTTCGCGGCGATCTTTCGATTCATGCCCGACGCCGACGTCCGGTGGCGCGACGTGATGGTCGGCGCGGCAATAACGACAGCGTTGTTTTTGGTGGGGCGTTATGGCATGCAGATTTATTTTGGCTTCAGCGAACCCGGAGCTCAGTTGGGATCAGCGGCCGCTTCGTTGGCAGTGATCCTTGTCTGGGTTTACTACAGCGCGATGATCGTGCTGCTGGGCGCAGAGGCGACTCAGGTTTACGCAGCGAGGTTCGGCCACGGGATTCAGCCAGAGAAGCACGCAGTTCAAGTGGTCGAACAAGTCCGCCCCTCTCGATCGTAA
- a CDS encoding DUF1641 domain-containing protein, which translates to METTVQRPSLADRLNDQHTTEVLHRLLDHAETLDQTLSAAGELPNLLAIAVDVFDAVSRNASQAGIDIEQRGTQLMQLLLQITEPTNLEALERLVARLPKLAEGSALLDELPNLIATAVDVFDEWATQVKAEGIDLEQSVRQGLHAALYLGGHIRKEELDRIGYLLKSDVLSEHSVSTVGMAGSALSSCHRGTCEHPVPNRVGVFGLLGAIRDPNTQRALSFGLQFAKCFGGVLEQQPTSDRCPPTPSNP; encoded by the coding sequence ATGGAAACGACAGTTCAAAGACCTTCTTTGGCCGATCGGTTGAACGATCAGCACACGACGGAAGTCCTGCATCGATTGCTGGATCATGCCGAGACGCTCGATCAGACGCTATCCGCCGCGGGTGAGTTGCCGAATCTGCTGGCGATCGCGGTCGATGTTTTCGATGCGGTCAGTCGCAACGCGTCGCAGGCGGGAATCGACATCGAACAGCGTGGAACGCAGTTGATGCAACTGCTGCTTCAGATCACTGAACCGACGAATTTGGAAGCCCTCGAGCGTCTGGTCGCTCGGTTGCCGAAACTCGCCGAAGGGAGTGCGTTGTTGGATGAACTGCCGAACCTGATCGCAACCGCCGTCGATGTCTTCGACGAATGGGCAACGCAGGTGAAAGCCGAAGGCATCGACTTGGAACAAAGCGTCCGACAAGGGCTGCACGCTGCGTTGTACTTGGGCGGTCATATCCGTAAAGAGGAACTCGATCGAATCGGTTATTTGCTGAAGTCCGATGTTCTCAGCGAGCACTCGGTATCGACGGTGGGGATGGCCGGATCCGCACTCTCGAGTTGCCATCGCGGTACGTGTGAGCATCCGGTCCCGAATCGCGTTGGTGTATTCGGGTTGTTGGGTGCGATCCGCGATCCCAACACGCAACGCGCTCTTTCGTTTGGATTGCAGTTCGCGAAATGCTTTGGCGGCGTGCTGGAACAGCAACCGACAAGCGATCGATGTCCTCCCACTCCTTCTAACCCTTGA
- a CDS encoding four-helix bundle copper-binding protein encodes MSTATANRQDCIKNCQQCQTMCADQLTSHCLVEGGEHLQQEHVQLMLDCIAACKACIDFMSRNSEYHAFYCNACAEVCKACADNCEKVGDMDSCVACCRKCEQSCSAMAAASLNA; translated from the coding sequence ATGAGTACGGCAACCGCCAACCGACAAGACTGCATCAAAAACTGTCAACAATGCCAAACCATGTGCGCCGATCAACTGACCAGCCACTGCTTGGTCGAAGGGGGCGAACACCTTCAGCAAGAGCATGTGCAATTGATGCTGGATTGTATCGCTGCATGCAAGGCGTGCATTGACTTCATGAGCCGAAATAGCGAATACCACGCCTTTTACTGCAACGCCTGCGCGGAGGTTTGCAAAGCGTGCGCCGACAATTGCGAAAAGGTTGGTGACATGGATTCGTGTGTCGCGTGTTGCCGCAAATGCGAGCAGAGTTGCTCTGCGATGGCAGCGGCGTCGCTCAACGCCTAA
- a CDS encoding DsrE family protein — protein MIRSIPLFSFLIVGLLAIAPAAAQQPTGERLASGDGGDREAGLEHGKETRHQTAADEKVGRSGPLIYPVIANHGGVVHLPDAAQQPRTGTKLVVDLTGGGDPAQLNAGVEKLARFLNIYAGAGAKPAAAKIAVVFHGGATLAVLNEDAYTAKFKTASNPNLKLLRQLHDAGVELFVCGQALNGQGGAPDEVADFIDVAVSALTAIVNLQSDGYAYIPLAIATPKPAPAARATSASSADKSVDALNDRNR, from the coding sequence ATGATTCGCAGCATTCCCTTGTTTTCTTTTTTGATCGTTGGCCTGCTGGCCATCGCACCCGCAGCAGCACAGCAGCCGACGGGCGAACGACTTGCATCGGGCGACGGTGGTGATCGCGAGGCAGGTTTAGAGCATGGCAAAGAGACGCGGCACCAAACGGCCGCCGATGAAAAAGTGGGGCGATCGGGGCCGCTGATCTATCCCGTCATTGCGAACCATGGGGGCGTCGTTCACTTGCCCGACGCTGCTCAGCAGCCGCGGACAGGCACCAAACTGGTTGTCGATCTGACAGGTGGCGGCGATCCCGCTCAATTGAATGCCGGAGTCGAGAAGCTCGCGAGGTTTCTCAATATCTACGCTGGTGCCGGAGCGAAACCTGCCGCTGCCAAGATCGCTGTCGTCTTTCACGGTGGCGCAACGCTGGCGGTGTTGAATGAAGACGCTTACACCGCAAAGTTCAAAACGGCGAGCAATCCCAACCTGAAGCTGTTGCGGCAACTGCATGATGCTGGCGTCGAACTTTTCGTCTGTGGTCAAGCACTAAACGGTCAAGGCGGTGCCCCCGACGAAGTCGCCGACTTCATCGACGTCGCGGTTTCTGCGCTGACTGCGATTGTGAATCTACAGTCCGATGGCTACGCGTACATTCCACTTGCGATCGCGACTCCGAAACCTGCGCCTGCAGCGCGCGCGACGTCAGCGTCCAGTGCCGACAAAAGTGTTGATGCCCTAAACGATCGAAACCGCTAG
- a CDS encoding NAD(P)/FAD-dependent oxidoreductase, producing the protein MSHHQIVIVGGGTAGITVAARLRNANPSLDIAIIEPSQKHYYQPLWTLVGGGMFKPEESGRDEADLIPYGVTWIKSFVDTFTPQSNHLATRDGETISYDYLIVAPGIQLNWDKVKGLKEAVGKEGVCSNYSIETVASTWESIRNMKQGVALFTQPAGAVKCGGAPQKICYLAEDYFRRNGVRDDVEVIFTTAGPRLFAVDQYREVLEKVAARKGVEPRFRHNLVEIRSATKEAVYRHMDTDEEIIIQYDMIHVTPPMSAPDFVANSELADEAGWVDVDKHTLQHTRFSNVFGIGDASSLPTSKTGAAVRKQAPVLVNNLLSLIQQEPLTASYDGYTSCPVVTGYDSLVLAEFDYSGQPAETFPFAQSKERFSMFLLKKFGLPALYWHGMLRGRV; encoded by the coding sequence ATGAGTCATCATCAAATCGTTATCGTCGGTGGCGGAACGGCCGGAATCACGGTTGCCGCGCGACTGCGAAACGCGAACCCGTCGCTTGACATCGCGATCATCGAACCGTCACAAAAGCACTACTATCAACCGCTTTGGACTTTGGTCGGCGGAGGAATGTTCAAGCCCGAAGAATCGGGACGCGACGAGGCTGATCTGATCCCTTACGGTGTCACTTGGATCAAGAGCTTTGTCGATACGTTCACGCCGCAATCCAATCATCTGGCGACTCGCGATGGCGAAACGATCAGCTACGACTACCTGATCGTTGCTCCCGGTATTCAGCTCAATTGGGACAAGGTCAAAGGCCTGAAGGAGGCTGTCGGCAAGGAGGGGGTGTGCAGCAATTATTCGATCGAGACAGTGGCCAGCACTTGGGAATCGATTCGCAACATGAAACAGGGGGTGGCGTTGTTCACGCAGCCTGCCGGTGCAGTCAAGTGCGGTGGGGCTCCACAAAAGATCTGCTATCTGGCGGAGGACTATTTCCGTCGCAATGGAGTTCGCGACGACGTTGAAGTCATCTTCACGACCGCGGGTCCCCGTCTGTTTGCGGTGGATCAGTATCGCGAGGTGCTCGAAAAGGTGGCGGCGCGAAAGGGCGTTGAACCTCGTTTTCGACATAACCTTGTCGAGATCCGATCGGCAACGAAAGAAGCTGTCTATCGGCACATGGATACCGACGAAGAGATAATCATCCAATATGACATGATCCACGTCACACCGCCGATGAGTGCCCCCGATTTTGTCGCCAACAGTGAATTGGCTGACGAAGCAGGCTGGGTCGATGTCGACAAACATACGCTGCAACACACGCGGTTTAGCAACGTCTTCGGAATCGGAGATGCTTCGAGTTTGCCGACATCCAAAACGGGAGCGGCGGTTCGCAAGCAAGCTCCCGTGCTGGTCAACAACCTACTCTCCCTAATCCAACAGGAACCGCTGACTGCAAGTTATGATGGTTACACATCCTGCCCCGTGGTGACCGGCTACGACAGCTTGGTCTTAGCCGAATTCGACTACAGCGGGCAGCCGGCGGAAACCTTTCCGTTTGCACAGTCGAAGGAGCGCTTCAGCATGTTCCTCCTTAAGAAGTTCGGTCTTCCCGCACTCTACTGGCACGGCATGCTGCGTGGACGCGTCTGA